One genomic region from Acidobacteriota bacterium encodes:
- a CDS encoding ATP-binding protein, which yields MRPRTLAAFASLAFAIGAARGAATGVPAPGYNLRTWGTDDGLPSDAVIDLAQTPDGYLWAGTNAGLARFDGVRFTVFDRRNTPELPSDQCGPLLVTKEGLLWIGAMGGAIARYDGRRFTTFGRAEGSKFEYATYFLSDAAGRLWIGTNDLLHMWDGSRFRTFPAEGADALPRGVPVIERPKGSIWVRGLNGRLRFVRDGAVVDAGPEESRVTSGLTGGVARPARGRGETILWIQNQPVRITKASNGKLESFDVNARTPTDQITGAVETTRGELWVGLRESGIRVIEGGAVSVIGEVDGLPSGRINGLLEDREGNIWAGTSGGLTRIRPRPFSSWTGATGLPEEKTWAIFEDHRGDIWAGTETIAERYHGGAWIRYSKSDGLPGAGVVSFAEDRDGLVWIGTTSGLASFDGFRFTRYGVADGLPHDNIRALMVDREGRLWIGTSAGGAAVRENGMFRAYGPKDGLAGNWVRFIHEDASGDIWFATTSGVSRLHAGAFTTFTTKDGLADDRVLAIAEDGDGGVWFGTYREGLSRYRDGRFTTVSTAQGLFDDTILRILEDSSRRWWMSSARGVFRVDVKALEEVADGRARRLVSVAFDRADGLPTTDCGGGTQPSGWRARDGSLWFPTSRGLAVVDPSRVRANEVPPHVLLEEVLLDQARAPEPSAVKVPAGTRRVELHFTATSLSAPDRVRFRYRLEGFDPDWIDAGSRRVAYYTGLRPASYKFRVAAANESGVPSESEATADVTVLPFFYETAWFYFFCAALAAAAAFAAYRYRVRQIEARYGAVVAERERIARELHDTIAQGFTGVSMQLEAAASRLADLPDSARENLDRARLLVRSSLADARRSVRDLRPNLLESADLPASLRAVASELTAGTDVRAEVTARGFRGRLAPRIEDALFRIGQEAMTNAIRHGRCRHLRVELSAEGGRATLAVRDDGAGFDPAATPPGSGMTGMRERMRRIGGEIRFESRPGAGTTIEAAVPLGRGGAADET from the coding sequence ATGCGCCCCCGAACCCTCGCCGCCTTCGCCTCCCTCGCGTTCGCGATCGGCGCCGCCCGCGGAGCCGCCACGGGGGTCCCCGCCCCCGGATACAATCTCCGAACGTGGGGGACCGACGACGGACTCCCGAGCGACGCCGTCATCGACCTGGCCCAGACCCCCGACGGGTATCTGTGGGCCGGCACGAACGCCGGCCTCGCGCGTTTCGACGGCGTGCGCTTCACCGTCTTCGATCGGCGCAACACGCCGGAGTTGCCGAGCGATCAGTGCGGGCCTCTGCTCGTGACGAAGGAGGGGCTGCTGTGGATCGGGGCCATGGGCGGAGCGATCGCGCGCTACGACGGGCGTCGGTTCACGACCTTCGGCCGCGCCGAGGGGTCGAAGTTTGAGTACGCGACTTACTTCCTATCCGATGCCGCGGGACGCCTGTGGATCGGAACGAATGACCTGTTGCACATGTGGGACGGATCGAGGTTTCGGACCTTTCCCGCCGAGGGCGCCGATGCGCTTCCCCGCGGAGTGCCCGTGATCGAGCGACCCAAAGGGTCGATCTGGGTTCGCGGGCTCAACGGTCGCCTGCGCTTCGTGCGGGACGGCGCCGTGGTCGACGCAGGGCCGGAGGAATCCCGCGTGACCTCAGGACTCACGGGCGGAGTCGCGCGCCCGGCTCGAGGGCGCGGCGAGACCATCCTATGGATCCAGAACCAGCCGGTGCGCATCACGAAGGCGTCGAACGGGAAGCTCGAGTCCTTCGACGTCAACGCTCGAACTCCCACCGACCAGATCACCGGAGCCGTCGAGACGACGCGAGGGGAACTCTGGGTCGGTCTGCGCGAGAGCGGCATCCGGGTGATCGAGGGGGGCGCGGTTTCCGTAATCGGTGAGGTCGACGGCCTGCCCTCGGGGCGGATCAACGGGCTCCTCGAGGATCGCGAGGGAAACATCTGGGCCGGCACGAGCGGCGGCCTCACTCGCATCCGCCCGCGCCCCTTCTCGAGCTGGACGGGGGCGACGGGCCTCCCGGAGGAAAAGACGTGGGCGATTTTCGAGGATCATCGGGGCGACATCTGGGCCGGCACCGAGACGATCGCCGAGCGGTACCACGGCGGCGCGTGGATTCGATACTCGAAGAGCGACGGACTGCCGGGCGCAGGCGTCGTGAGCTTCGCCGAGGATCGCGACGGGCTCGTCTGGATCGGCACGACGTCCGGCCTCGCCAGCTTCGATGGATTCCGCTTCACCCGCTACGGCGTCGCCGACGGCCTGCCGCACGACAACATCCGGGCCCTCATGGTCGATCGTGAGGGGCGCTTGTGGATCGGCACGAGCGCAGGCGGGGCGGCGGTCCGCGAGAACGGCATGTTCCGTGCCTATGGCCCGAAGGACGGCCTCGCCGGAAACTGGGTCCGGTTCATTCACGAGGACGCTTCAGGAGACATCTGGTTCGCGACGACGTCCGGGGTGAGCCGCCTTCACGCCGGCGCGTTCACGACGTTCACCACGAAGGACGGCCTCGCCGATGATCGGGTCCTCGCGATCGCGGAGGACGGCGACGGGGGAGTGTGGTTCGGGACGTACCGGGAGGGCCTCTCGCGTTACCGCGACGGGCGGTTCACCACTGTCTCGACGGCTCAGGGGCTCTTCGACGACACGATCCTCCGCATCCTCGAGGACTCGAGCCGAAGGTGGTGGATGTCGAGCGCCCGCGGCGTCTTTCGCGTCGACGTGAAGGCGCTCGAGGAGGTCGCCGACGGCCGCGCGCGGCGCCTGGTGAGCGTCGCCTTCGACCGAGCGGACGGCCTGCCGACGACCGACTGCGGCGGCGGCACGCAGCCGTCGGGGTGGCGCGCTCGTGACGGGAGCCTCTGGTTTCCCACGAGCCGCGGCCTCGCCGTCGTCGATCCGTCGCGCGTCCGCGCGAACGAAGTCCCACCGCACGTTCTTCTTGAGGAGGTGCTCCTGGATCAGGCTCGCGCGCCGGAGCCGTCGGCGGTGAAGGTCCCCGCGGGGACTCGCCGCGTCGAGCTGCACTTCACCGCGACGAGCCTGTCCGCGCCGGATCGGGTGCGCTTCAGGTACCGGCTCGAGGGGTTCGACCCCGACTGGATCGACGCGGGCTCCCGGCGCGTGGCCTACTACACGGGGCTGCGCCCCGCGTCGTACAAGTTTCGCGTCGCGGCCGCCAACGAGTCGGGAGTCCCGAGCGAATCCGAGGCGACGGCCGACGTGACGGTGCTCCCGTTCTTCTACGAGACCGCCTGGTTCTATTTCTTCTGCGCCGCCCTCGCCGCGGCGGCCGCCTTCGCCGCATACCGGTACCGCGTCCGCCAGATCGAGGCGCGCTACGGCGCCGTCGTCGCGGAGCGCGAGAGGATCGCGCGCGAGCTCCACGACACGATCGCGCAGGGGTTCACCGGCGTCTCGATGCAGCTCGAGGCGGCCGCCTCTCGCCTCGCCGATCTCCCCGACAGCGCGCGCGAGAACCTCGACCGCGCCCGCCTCCTCGTGCGGAGCAGCCTCGCCGATGCGCGCCGGTCCGTCCGCGACCTGCGGCCGAACCTCCTGGAGTCGGCCGATCTCCCTGCGTCGCTCAGGGCGGTCGCCTCGGAGCTTACCGCCGGGACCGATGTCCGGGCGGAGGTGACGGCCCGGGGCTTTCGGGGCCGGCTGGCCCCCCGGATCGAGGACGCCCTCTTCCGGATCGGCCAGGAGGCGATGACCAACGCCATCCGCCACGGCCGGTGCCGCCACCTGCGCGTCGAGTTGAGCGCGGAGGGAGGACGTGCGACGCTGGCGGTCAGGGATGATGGCGCGGGGTTCGACCCCGCGGCCACGCCCCCCGGGTCGGGGATGACGGGGATGCGGGAGCGGATGCGCCGGATCGGCGGGGAGATTCGATTCGAGAGCCGTCCGGGAGCCGGGACGACGATCGAGGCCGCGGTGCCTCTCGGCCGCGGCGGCGCGGCGGACGAGACGTGA
- a CDS encoding pyridoxal phosphate-dependent aminotransferase, translating to MGFLRYVPPMGIYETLYAFLAAFGTPMGDPGTHPWSQGFPRTDQLPGGPPLPPSVEVPQADLKYPKAWGQPALREAIAGYYRRHYGASIVADNVMVFAGGRPALLAVLLFLERDVTVRIAETEYTPYYDMLERLGRRYSLVPSGEGNGFTPSLPWYVAPDVERFLAMLSNPCNPTGVTRSGEELRALVEASRSPHSGVLIDEAYELFHEPPVSALAYAGDIESTNLFVVGAATKGLQAPGIRIGWVVAARKHIEILGNFSSFGMGGVSQPSQAYAVELLREDRVALARRAVPAYYASQRRRYGEAFEKLGLKLFTGSGGFYHWCRLPRGLRAEELNRRLFAKGAAILKGTDCDMARRGEASPLAEFFRFSFGPLAQKSFEGDVEILKSALAD from the coding sequence ATGGGCTTCCTCCGCTACGTCCCCCCGATGGGGATCTACGAGACGCTCTACGCCTTCCTCGCGGCCTTCGGCACGCCCATGGGAGATCCGGGGACGCATCCTTGGAGCCAGGGGTTTCCCCGGACCGACCAACTCCCGGGCGGACCGCCGCTTCCTCCGTCGGTTGAAGTTCCTCAGGCTGATCTGAAGTACCCGAAGGCCTGGGGTCAGCCGGCGCTCCGCGAGGCGATCGCGGGATACTATCGGCGGCACTACGGCGCTTCGATCGTCGCCGACAACGTCATGGTTTTCGCGGGGGGACGCCCTGCTCTTCTCGCGGTCCTCCTCTTCCTCGAGCGCGACGTCACAGTGCGGATCGCCGAGACGGAGTACACGCCGTACTACGACATGCTCGAGAGGCTGGGGCGCCGCTATTCCCTCGTGCCGAGCGGGGAGGGGAACGGATTCACGCCGTCGCTGCCGTGGTACGTCGCTCCCGACGTCGAGCGCTTCCTCGCGATGCTCAGCAATCCGTGCAACCCCACCGGGGTGACGCGCTCCGGCGAGGAGCTTCGGGCGCTGGTCGAGGCGTCGCGCTCCCCGCACAGCGGGGTTCTGATCGACGAGGCGTACGAGCTGTTCCACGAGCCGCCGGTGAGCGCTCTGGCCTACGCCGGCGACATCGAGTCGACGAACCTCTTCGTCGTCGGCGCGGCGACGAAGGGGCTCCAGGCCCCGGGGATCCGGATCGGCTGGGTCGTTGCGGCTCGCAAGCACATCGAGATCCTCGGGAACTTCTCGTCGTTCGGGATGGGAGGGGTCTCGCAGCCGTCACAGGCCTACGCGGTGGAGCTGCTCCGCGAGGATCGCGTGGCGCTGGCGCGCCGTGCGGTGCCGGCGTACTACGCGTCGCAGCGTCGCCGGTATGGCGAAGCGTTCGAGAAGCTGGGTCTCAAGCTTTTCACCGGTTCGGGTGGCTTCTACCACTGGTGCCGGCTGCCGCGCGGGCTTCGGGCGGAGGAATTGAACCGGCGCCTCTTCGCGAAGGGAGCGGCGATCCTCAAGGGCACCGACTGCGATATGGCGCGCCGCGGCGAGGCGTCGCCTCTCGCGGAGTTCTTCCGGTTCTCTTTCGGGCCGCTCGCGCAGAAGTCGTTCGAGGGGGATGTGGAGATCCTGAAGTCGGCGCTCGCCGACTGA
- a CDS encoding bifunctional sulfate adenylyltransferase/adenylylsulfate kinase, with the protein MEAYGGTLVQLLADGKRAKEILSASRDWPSWALTPRQICDLELLMNGALSPLTGFMGRDDVASVCESGRLASGLLWPIPVTLDVPSDLAKALIPGRPLCLRDPEGLLLAILHVQELWRADRELEAGAVCGTTSLAHPGARHLLRHSHPCYVGGLVEGIRLPVHDDFVPLRHTPESLRREIRSRSWRRVVAFQTRNPMHRAHFEITRRAALEVDGGLVIHPAVGMTRPGDIDHFTRTRCYERLLPRYPEGSALLSLLPLAMRMAGPREALFHAIIRRNYGCTHLIVGRDHAGPGVDEAGRPFYGPYDAQRLVEKHEAELGVGMVAFDEMVYVKETNAFVADGAVPIGATALRLSGTDLRRRLAAGDEIPEWFTYPEVARELRHRHPPLDRQGFTVFFTGLSASGKSTIARALVARLMESGSRRITLLDGDLVRRHLSSELGFSREHRDLNVLRIGYVASEVTRHGGIAVCAPIAPYDAARVEVRSMIEAEGGFFLVHVATSIETCERRDPKGLYAKARAGTLPAFTGVSDPYEPPGEADLVLDTDRLTPAGCVGRICALLELRGYAATRTVRTEPAVKTESLAVR; encoded by the coding sequence ACGGCGCGCTCTCCCCCCTCACGGGGTTCATGGGGCGCGACGACGTCGCGTCGGTGTGCGAGTCCGGCCGCCTCGCCTCGGGACTCCTGTGGCCGATCCCCGTGACGCTCGACGTCCCGTCCGATCTGGCGAAGGCCCTCATCCCGGGGAGGCCCCTGTGCCTTCGGGATCCGGAAGGGCTGCTGCTGGCGATTCTCCACGTGCAGGAGCTCTGGCGCGCCGATCGCGAGCTCGAGGCCGGGGCCGTGTGCGGAACCACGAGCCTGGCGCACCCGGGGGCCCGCCACCTCCTGCGGCACAGCCATCCCTGTTACGTCGGCGGGCTCGTCGAGGGGATCCGCCTCCCCGTCCACGACGACTTCGTCCCGCTACGCCATACGCCGGAGTCGCTGCGCCGCGAGATCCGCTCCCGAAGCTGGCGCCGGGTCGTCGCGTTCCAGACTCGCAACCCGATGCACCGCGCGCACTTCGAGATCACGCGCCGGGCGGCCCTCGAGGTCGACGGCGGGCTCGTCATCCATCCGGCCGTCGGCATGACGCGACCCGGCGACATCGACCACTTCACCCGGACGCGATGCTACGAGCGGCTGCTCCCGCGCTACCCCGAGGGTTCGGCGCTCCTTTCGCTTCTCCCGCTGGCGATGCGCATGGCGGGGCCGCGCGAGGCGCTCTTTCACGCGATCATCCGGCGCAACTACGGCTGCACGCACCTGATCGTCGGACGCGATCACGCCGGCCCCGGCGTCGACGAGGCCGGGCGCCCCTTCTACGGTCCGTACGACGCACAGCGGCTGGTCGAGAAGCACGAGGCCGAGCTCGGCGTCGGGATGGTAGCTTTTGACGAAATGGTTTACGTGAAGGAGACGAACGCTTTCGTCGCCGACGGCGCGGTGCCGATCGGCGCGACCGCGCTCAGGCTCTCGGGGACCGATCTCCGCCGCCGGCTCGCCGCAGGCGACGAGATCCCCGAGTGGTTCACTTACCCCGAGGTCGCCCGCGAGCTGAGGCACCGGCACCCTCCGCTCGATCGTCAGGGGTTCACCGTCTTCTTCACGGGGCTGTCCGCCTCGGGCAAGTCGACGATCGCCCGCGCGCTCGTCGCGCGGCTGATGGAGTCGGGCAGCCGGCGCATCACGCTCCTCGATGGAGACCTCGTCCGCCGGCACCTGTCGTCGGAGCTTGGATTCTCCCGCGAGCACCGCGATCTCAACGTCCTCAGGATCGGCTACGTCGCCTCCGAGGTGACGCGGCACGGCGGGATCGCCGTCTGCGCCCCTATCGCCCCCTACGACGCCGCGCGAGTGGAAGTTCGCTCGATGATCGAGGCCGAAGGCGGCTTCTTCCTCGTGCACGTGGCGACGTCGATCGAAACGTGCGAGCGGCGCGATCCGAAGGGGCTCTACGCGAAGGCGCGGGCCGGAACGCTCCCCGCGTTCACGGGCGTCTCCGATCCGTACGAGCCGCCGGGCGAGGCCGACCTCGTCCTCGACACGGATCGCCTGACGCCGGCCGGTTGCGTCGGCCGGATCTGCGCGCTTCTCGAGCTCCGTGGATATGCCGCCACCCGCACCGTGCGGACGGAGCCGGCGGTGAAGACGGAGTCGCTCGCGGTGCGGTGA
- a CDS encoding PD40 domain-containing protein: protein MPIRRAFVRAFAILVLWTVSFPLAGAGTIRNARHPDIRDGKIVFSYLGDLWLAAEDGSGARRLTVHTARDVYPRFSPDGRWIAFSSDRYGNFDVFVIPAGGGEARQITFHSANDTVVGWSRDSRRVLFSSARGAMFPGIPNLYEVSVDGGLEQMVPTDWGSFGSWSPDGKTLAFNRHPASWWRQHYRGSYAADLWTMDADRKTFRKLLDADVMESERANNLWPLFGNGEIFFVSDRETVAKPGSREVMKSVANIWKIPAAGGKPVQVTHHASGGLFFPSISPDGKAIVYEQGFALYRLDTTSGRTAEIKIAIDSDSKENEIEIVAQKDEADAFDLSPSTRRAAISARGEILTIATEKGTTARVTRSASRETIPRWSPDGKWIAYVSDQSGRDEIWVSAEDGGGPRVLTDADTEKSALTWAPDSKSLAYASSDHKLYVLDVAGGQSREVASSDTAAIQSPEVSPDSRWISYTKIDRDLRPHVFIVPVAGGAERALDDDVLFSSSVARFTADGKRQIFLGGFVQGAAAGVRDDHAALYSVSLAREEKDSLSRDIDDEEAGAAAAAESKAKGDRGAAQTAMPEVKIDWEGLPRRFRQITKISDSITTAVPAPDGKSYAFVAAGEADERPQTTLYTIQDNGDQLRRLTQSEPPDPDAEGAPDAGGQGISSLQYSKDGKTIFFREGRGIWSIGAASEASGPGARTSDPVRKRVNFTARVEIDHEKERRQVFNEAWRVMRHRFYDPEMHGADWNAVHDRYEAILGDVGDRQDLQDLISEMLGELNASHNGISGGGEADPGAVRTRFPGFELAADPSGYYKVSFVYARGPADKDYVKVKAGDFLLAIDGLPLKAGDNYWRAFGTAAGRKIELTLNSTPALEGSWTTRVEPAGAAGYATMQYEKWVDDRTKMVEKLSGGEIGYLHIRQMNRPALRKFERDLADNHFKKALIIDQRFNPGGGIDQELLEILQQRQFQFTRQRDSGTMTRPQRGFFGPMVVMENERSTSDAEVFPDGFRTVKLGKVVGVTTYGAVIGTGAFRLMDGSTLRTPGNGLWNVGGTNLENFGVPPDVAVDNTPADFLAGRDAQIEKAVEVLKEELKRAVR, encoded by the coding sequence ATGCCGATCCGACGCGCCTTCGTCCGCGCTTTCGCCATCCTCGTCCTCTGGACCGTCTCTTTCCCGCTGGCCGGCGCCGGGACGATCCGCAACGCGCGGCACCCCGACATCCGCGACGGGAAGATCGTCTTCAGCTACCTCGGCGATCTCTGGCTCGCGGCCGAGGACGGCTCGGGAGCGAGGCGGCTCACGGTCCACACGGCGCGCGACGTCTACCCGCGCTTCTCCCCCGACGGGAGGTGGATCGCCTTCTCGTCGGACCGCTACGGGAACTTCGACGTCTTCGTCATCCCGGCCGGAGGCGGCGAGGCGCGCCAGATCACCTTCCACAGCGCGAACGACACCGTCGTCGGCTGGTCGCGCGACTCGCGACGAGTCCTCTTCTCGTCGGCTCGCGGCGCGATGTTCCCCGGCATCCCCAACCTCTACGAGGTCTCCGTGGACGGCGGCCTCGAGCAGATGGTGCCGACCGACTGGGGATCCTTCGGGAGCTGGTCGCCGGACGGGAAGACGCTCGCCTTCAACCGCCACCCCGCCTCCTGGTGGCGGCAGCACTACCGCGGGAGCTACGCCGCCGACCTCTGGACGATGGACGCGGATCGCAAGACCTTTCGAAAGCTCCTCGACGCCGACGTCATGGAGTCCGAGCGCGCGAACAATCTGTGGCCTCTCTTCGGGAACGGCGAGATCTTCTTCGTCTCCGACCGCGAGACCGTCGCGAAGCCCGGCTCGCGCGAGGTGATGAAGTCGGTCGCGAACATCTGGAAGATTCCCGCCGCGGGCGGCAAGCCCGTCCAGGTCACGCACCATGCGTCGGGAGGCCTCTTCTTCCCGTCAATCTCCCCCGACGGGAAGGCCATCGTCTACGAGCAGGGGTTCGCTCTTTACAGGCTCGACACGACGAGCGGGCGCACGGCCGAGATCAAGATCGCGATCGACTCCGACTCGAAGGAGAACGAGATCGAGATCGTCGCCCAGAAGGACGAGGCCGACGCCTTCGACCTCTCCCCTTCCACGAGGCGAGCGGCCATCTCGGCCCGCGGCGAGATCCTCACCATCGCCACGGAGAAGGGGACGACGGCGCGCGTCACGCGCTCGGCTTCGCGCGAGACGATCCCCCGGTGGTCCCCCGACGGGAAATGGATCGCGTACGTGAGCGACCAGTCGGGGCGCGACGAGATCTGGGTCTCGGCGGAGGACGGCGGCGGCCCGCGAGTGCTCACCGACGCCGACACGGAGAAGTCGGCCCTCACGTGGGCCCCCGACTCGAAGTCGCTCGCCTACGCGTCGTCAGACCACAAGCTCTACGTCCTCGACGTCGCGGGGGGACAGAGCCGTGAGGTTGCCTCCTCGGACACCGCCGCGATCCAGAGCCCCGAGGTCTCCCCCGACTCCCGCTGGATCTCGTACACGAAGATCGACCGCGACCTGAGGCCCCACGTCTTCATCGTCCCTGTCGCCGGCGGCGCCGAGCGCGCGCTCGACGACGACGTCCTCTTTTCCAGCAGCGTGGCGCGCTTCACCGCCGACGGGAAGCGCCAGATCTTCCTCGGCGGCTTCGTGCAGGGAGCGGCCGCCGGGGTGCGCGACGACCACGCGGCCCTGTACAGCGTCTCCCTCGCGCGCGAGGAGAAGGATTCCCTCAGCCGCGACATCGACGACGAGGAGGCCGGGGCCGCCGCGGCGGCGGAGTCGAAGGCGAAGGGGGACCGGGGCGCCGCGCAGACGGCGATGCCCGAGGTGAAGATCGACTGGGAAGGCCTTCCGCGCCGCTTCCGGCAGATCACCAAGATCTCGGACTCGATCACCACGGCCGTCCCCGCCCCCGACGGGAAGAGCTACGCGTTCGTCGCGGCGGGCGAGGCCGACGAGCGGCCGCAGACGACCCTCTACACGATCCAGGACAACGGCGATCAGCTCCGCCGCCTCACCCAGTCCGAGCCCCCCGATCCCGACGCGGAGGGGGCGCCGGACGCAGGCGGCCAGGGAATCTCCTCCCTTCAGTACTCGAAAGACGGGAAGACGATCTTCTTCCGCGAGGGTCGAGGGATCTGGTCGATCGGAGCGGCGAGTGAAGCCTCCGGCCCCGGCGCAAGGACCAGCGACCCCGTCCGCAAGCGCGTCAACTTCACCGCCCGCGTCGAGATCGATCACGAGAAGGAGCGCCGGCAGGTCTTCAACGAGGCATGGCGCGTCATGCGGCACCGCTTCTACGACCCGGAGATGCACGGCGCCGACTGGAACGCGGTCCATGACCGCTACGAGGCGATCCTCGGCGACGTGGGAGATCGGCAGGACCTCCAGGATCTGATCAGCGAGATGCTCGGCGAGCTGAACGCCTCGCACAACGGGATCAGCGGCGGCGGTGAGGCGGACCCGGGGGCGGTGCGGACGCGCTTTCCCGGCTTCGAGCTCGCCGCGGATCCCTCCGGCTACTACAAAGTCTCCTTCGTCTACGCGCGTGGCCCGGCCGACAAGGACTACGTGAAGGTGAAGGCCGGCGACTTCCTTCTCGCGATCGACGGCCTCCCGCTGAAGGCGGGCGACAACTATTGGCGCGCCTTCGGCACCGCGGCGGGGCGGAAGATCGAGCTGACCTTAAATTCAACGCCCGCGCTCGAGGGGTCGTGGACGACGCGCGTCGAGCCGGCGGGGGCGGCCGGCTACGCGACGATGCAGTACGAGAAGTGGGTCGACGATCGGACGAAGATGGTCGAGAAGCTCTCGGGAGGCGAGATTGGGTATCTCCACATCCGCCAGATGAACCGGCCGGCCCTCCGGAAGTTCGAGCGGGATCTCGCCGACAATCACTTCAAGAAGGCGCTCATCATCGATCAGCGATTCAACCCGGGGGGCGGGATCGACCAGGAGCTTCTCGAGATCCTGCAGCAGCGCCAGTTCCAATTTACGCGGCAGCGCGACTCCGGCACGATGACGCGGCCGCAGCGAGGATTCTTCGGACCCATGGTCGTGATGGAGAACGAGCGCTCGACGAGCGACGCGGAGGTTTTCCCGGACGGCTTCAGGACGGTGAAGCTCGGGAAGGTCGTCGGCGTGACGACGTACGGCGCGGTGATCGGGACGGGGGCCTTCCGCCTGATGGACGGCTCGACGCTTCGCACTCCCGGGAACGGCCTCTGGAACGTCGGCGGCACGAACCTCGAGAACTTCGGCGTGCCGCCGGACGTCGCAGTGGACAACACGCCGGCGGATTTCCTCGCGGGGCGGGACGCGCAGATCGAGAAAGCGGTGGAGGTGCTGAAGGAGGAGCTGAAGAGGGCCGTCAGGTAG
- a CDS encoding helix-turn-helix transcriptional regulator has translation MRRTTVSPRESQILAEVGRGRTNREIAATFTISEGTVKSHLHRVFKKLGVTRRADAVRVHLSSIESWRFRSTDRPMSRPRGAS, from the coding sequence ATGCGTCGAACCACGGTGAGCCCCCGGGAGTCGCAGATCCTCGCCGAGGTCGGCCGAGGCCGCACGAACCGGGAGATCGCCGCGACCTTCACGATCTCGGAAGGGACCGTGAAGAGCCACCTCCACCGCGTCTTCAAGAAGCTCGGCGTCACCCGGCGCGCCGACGCGGTCCGCGTCCACCTCTCCTCCATCGAAAGTTGGAGATTCCGATCCACCGATCGGCCGATGTCCCGCCCCCGAGGCGCGTCGTAA
- a CDS encoding response regulator transcription factor: MIAGPKIRVLVADDHPVFRDGIRAIVNAESDLEVVAEASDGRDAVAKFKEHRPEVVLMDLRMPGLEGADAIAAILRVAPDARILVLTTFDGDEDIHRALRLGAKAYLLKDAFREEILEAIRAVHAGKKYIPPAVAACLAERPIGRDLTVREIDVLELIAQGLSNKEIGGSLEISEATVKSHVNSILAKLGAPDRTSAALMGMRRGLIR; encoded by the coding sequence GTGATCGCCGGGCCGAAGATCCGCGTCCTCGTGGCGGACGATCATCCGGTCTTCCGGGACGGCATCCGGGCGATCGTGAACGCGGAAAGCGACCTCGAGGTCGTTGCCGAGGCGTCGGACGGGCGCGACGCGGTAGCGAAGTTCAAGGAGCATCGCCCCGAGGTCGTCCTGATGGACCTGCGCATGCCCGGGCTCGAAGGGGCGGACGCCATCGCCGCGATCCTGAGGGTCGCCCCCGATGCGCGCATCCTCGTGCTCACCACCTTCGACGGCGACGAGGACATCCATCGAGCCCTGCGGCTCGGCGCGAAGGCGTACCTCCTCAAGGACGCCTTTCGCGAGGAGATCCTCGAGGCGATTCGAGCGGTGCACGCCGGGAAGAAATACATCCCGCCGGCCGTCGCCGCGTGTCTCGCAGAGCGCCCGATCGGCCGGGATCTCACCGTTCGCGAGATCGACGTCCTCGAGCTGATCGCCCAGGGGCTCAGCAACAAAGAGATCGGAGGCTCGCTCGAGATCTCCGAGGCGACGGTAAAGAGCCACGTCAACAGCATCCTCGCGAAGCTCGGCGCGCCGGATCGGACATCGGCCGCTCTCATGGGAATGAGGCGCGGCCTCATTCGTTAG